Proteins from one Telopea speciosissima isolate NSW1024214 ecotype Mountain lineage chromosome 1, Tspe_v1, whole genome shotgun sequence genomic window:
- the LOC122657096 gene encoding pentatricopeptide repeat-containing protein At2g44880-like, producing the protein MEQKMLQLLQNCKSIRELNQTHVLIISHGLQESNFILLKLISLSSSFRFVEYAAKIFESSNSPNVFVFNTMIEYFIERARRKDAFRTYNRMKAASAPNSFTFTILLKSCKSSKDLVDARELHTDIVKSGYGSSVFVGNTLLDFYAKTSTNLDLAYRVFEELPERDVVTWNSMIGAYLTHGDTESAIKFFGSMPHRNIVSWNSIISGLSKAENMESAQLIFERMPIKNQVSWNAIITGYVRLGDLKTAQSIFDKMPEKTVVSWTAMISGYAKARDITSANNLFDLMPIKSVISWNAMIAGYIDNDLFDQALSVFHNMLINGKCVPNETTLISILSACSHLGAHEQGKWTDSYIKKNKFDLSIPLGNALIDMFAKCGDVENAEAVFHRMPKKCVITWTSMVSGLAINGRCRDAVALFNTMHTEGTQPDDVIFIAVLTACTHGGLVEEGKKVFDEMVHGYNIKPRIEHYGCMVDLLGRAGKLDEAVRFVMSMPLKPNAVIWGTLLSSSKTCGNEEIVDFVTREILELEPLNPGYLTLISNLNASNQHWEGVLSVRTAMRQEGIEKVPGCSSIQVGDTVHEFLAKDRRHRHQKEIYEALYGLIEHLKMAFDVS; encoded by the coding sequence AAAGCTCAAACTCCCCAAATGTTTTCGTTTTCAATACGATGATTGAGTATTTCATCGAGAGAGCCCGTCGAAAAGATGCTTTCCGTACTTACAATCGGATGAAGGCGGCATCTGCTCCCAACAGTTTCACCTTCACAATCCTCCTCAAGTCCTGTAAATCGTCCAAAGATCTCGTAGATGCTAGAGAATTACACACTGACATAGTGAAATCAGGATACGGGTCAAGTGTTTTTGTCGGGAATACCCTCTTGGATTTCTACGCAAAGACCAGCACTAATCTCGATTTAGCGTATCGGGTATTTGAGGAATTGCCTGAGAGAGATGTCGTTACATGGAATTCTATGATTGGCGCATACTTGACGCATGGGGATACAGAATCCGCCATCAAATTTTTTGGTTCCATGCCGCACAGGAACATCGTGTCTTGGAATTCTATTATCTCCGGACTTTCCAAGGCCGAAAACATGGAGTCAGCCCAGTTAATTTTTGAGCGGATGCCAATTAAGAACCAAGTTTCATGGAATGCCATAATTACTGGATATGTGAGGCTGGGTGATTTGAAAACTGCACAATCTATTTTCGATAAAATGCCGGAGAAGACTGTTGTTTCTTGGACAGCCATGATTTCAGGCTATGCCAAGGCCAGAGATATTACATCTGCAAACAACCTTTTCGATTTGATGCCCATCAAAAGTGTAATCTCATGGAATGCAATGATTGCAGGGTACATTGACAACGATCTATTTGATCAAGCTTTGTCTGTATTTCACAATATGTTGATCAATGGTAAGTGTGTGCCCAATGAGACCACTCTAATCAGCATCCTCTCTGCCTGCTCTCACTTGGGAGCTCATGAACAGGGGAAATGGACTGATTCATACATTAAGAAAAACAAGTTTGATTTATCAATTCCATTAGGAAATGCTCTTATAGACATGTTTGCGAAATGTGGGGATGTAGAAAATGCTGAGGCTGTTTTTCATAGGATGCCCAAGAAATGTGTAATCACATGGACATCAATGGTTTCAGGCCTAGCCATCAATGGGCGATGTAGAGATGCCGTGGCCCTCTTCAATACAATGCACACAGAAGGAACACAACCAGACGATGTTATCTTCATTGCTGTCCTTACTGCTTGTACCCATGGAGGTCTAGTGGAAGAAGGTAAAAAGGTCTTTGATGAGATGGTTCATGGGTATAACATCAAACCTAGAATTGAGCATTACGGTTGTATGGTTGATCTTCTTGGTCGAGCAGGCAAGTTAGATGAAGCAGTCAGGTTTGTCATGAGCATGCCTTTGAAACCCAATGCTGTTATATGGGGCACTTTGCTTAGTTCTTCTAAGACTTGTGGAAACGAAGAGATAGTAGATTTTGTGACCAGAGAGATTCTCGAGCTGGAGCCTTTGAATCCTGGATATCTAACATTGATTTCGAATTTGAATGCATCAAACCAACATTGGGAAGGTGTCTTGAGTGTTAGAACAGCAATGAGACAGGAAGGCATAGAGAAAGTTCCTGGTTGTAGCTCAATCCAAGTTGGGGACACGGTTCATGAATTTTTGGCCAAGGATAGAAGGCACAGACACCAGAAGGAGATATATGAAGCTTTATATGGATTAATTGAACACTTGAAAATGGCATTTGATGTGTCTTGA